One part of the Humulus lupulus chromosome 9, drHumLupu1.1, whole genome shotgun sequence genome encodes these proteins:
- the LOC133799721 gene encoding uncharacterized protein LOC133799721, with product MISFCQTISRPELEAAVIKGKFQLGSFYTQRLMSECVAYARPVWSKLSMPTHRFILWQAVNHHLLTRDLLGAHHISVANFRCPVCDLVEESHGHLFFECIFSRKVLLLVSGWLGGITWPGKFEEWIAWLSNWKSDWLHSLMAASLVACTYFIWYNRNASCFNESCFTVFTIDYLIRQAVKARVLNVNSRHLSTRERQMIEFVKSL from the coding sequence ATGATATCCTTCTGTCAAACTATCTCGAGACCTGAATTGGAGGCTGCAGTGATCAAAGGAAAATTTCAGCTGGGCTCTTTTTACACTCAGCGTCTGATGTCCGAGTGTGTTGCTTATGCCAGACCTGTTTGGAGTAAGCTCTCGATGCCTACACACAGATTTATTCTGTGGCAGGCGGTTAACCACCATCTGCTCACTCGAGACTTACTTGGTGCTCATCACATATCAGTAGCAAATTTTAGATGTCCAGTTTGTGATCTTGTGGAGGAAAGTCATGGCCATCTTTTCTTCGAGTGCATATTCTCTAGAAAGGTATTACTACTTGTATCTGGTTGGCTTGGAGGAATCACTTGGCCTGGAAAATTTGAGGAATGGATTGCATGGCTGTCTAACTGGAAGTCGGACTGGTTGCACTCTTTAATGGCTGCTTCTCTTGTTGCTTGTACTTATTTTATCTGGTATAATAGAAATGCCAGTTGTTTTAATGAGAGTTGTTTCACTGTATTTACAATAGATTATCTGATTAGGCAAGCAGTCAAAGCTAGAGTTCTTAATGTAAATTCTAGGCACCTATCTACTAGAGAAAGGCAAATGATTGAGTTTGTAAAATCTTTGTAA
- the LOC133799722 gene encoding uncharacterized protein LOC133799722, with protein MGNASKATGQIDLECINNGHVLSLEDQLHLIQPFTYHEVRSAMFSINLVKSPGPDGYGAGFFKVLWKDIGKEISMAVLDFFITGRIPSVLNDTILSLIPKRSLAYNVLFLQDLIKGYNRKNSSPRCAMKLDLSKAYDTIDWDFLENLLNMFCFPSRFINWIMVCLRGSSYSLVLNGRIQGNFKGGKGLR; from the exons ATGGGCAATGCTAGCAAGGCCACGGGTCAGATTGATCTTGAATGTATCAATAATGGCCATGTTCTAAGTTTGGAAGACCAGCTGCACTTAATACAACCTTTTACGTATCATGAAGTTCGCTCAGCCATGTTCAGTATCAATTTAGTCAAAAGTCCTGGCCCGGATGGTTATGGTGCAGGATTTTTCAAAGTTCTGTGGAAAGATATAGGCAAGGAAATTTCTATGGCTGTATTAGATTTCTTCATCACTGGCAGAATCCCTTCGGTTCTCAATGACACTATCCTATCACTTATCCCGAAA AGGTCCTTGGCCTATAATGTTCTCTTCTTGCAAGATCTGATTAAAGGATACAATAGGAAGAATAGCTCTCCTCGATGTGCTATGAAATTGGATTTGAGTAAGGCTTATGATACCATTGATTGGGATTTCTTGGAAAATTTACTAAATATGTTTTGTTTTCCGAGTCGATTCATCAATTGGATTATGGTGTGCTTGAGGGGATCTTCTTATTCTCTAGTTCTAAATGGTAGGATTCAAGGGAATTTCAAGGGTGGGAAGGGGCTCCGATAG
- the LOC133799723 gene encoding uncharacterized protein LOC133799723 produces MCTNTYHAPSSNAQSVGDERAESEDPIHRDGKLVAQLDVEEIKVEASFWKSALICMVIGENPPLAIFEGFIRRIWGNLGIDRVARMNSGFTMVQFRDEETKDMVLESGVIHFDKKPVILRPWSSDVVSIRSVKSVPVWIRLLGLGLQYWGVNCLSALVSTIGTPIMVDKVTKARTMIKFARILVDMEIAKNLPMHIHYLNERGQILEQPIEYEWLPTKCSNCKKLGHATAVCKHAPFAIKKNTESSNQAIPVVKTASESATNIQNNSSQNNQEPLEVTKQDEVLTVPNGSKWVAPRKAEMKKFVDKPQPDMHRNTFSILQANQQQAADIPLTIDLNGQQQHIDLEKNKVGLGALIETKLKGDRIRDLMNSSFAGWKFYSSSMVEGCILLIWKAHLMKIEIIQETTQLLHCRVTLIGVNLAYCLSVVYGSNQLETRKNLWLDLANVQRSVTPWIIMGDFNAVFYADDWLGGRSISVKEMEDARQWLALGEATEMKTLGPKYTWTNKQDGGSRFFSKLDRVFTNDSWIDSFPLAVTYAQWDVVSDHCYLLIKQGDFRSLGVKPFRFFNMWAVHDKFREVVLHNWSIPFEGQGLFSLIGKLTRLNHVLKKFNWRTMGDVACNYEESKTKYQLAQNALCYDPLNADL; encoded by the exons ATGTGCACTAATACTTACCATGCACCTTCATCCAATGCTCAAAGTGTAGGTGATGAACGAGCGGAATCGGAG GACCCGATCCATCGAGATGGTAAGCTGGTAGCTCAATTGGATGTTGAAGAGATTAAAGTAGAGGCATCTTTCTGGAAATCTGCCCTGATTTGCATGGTTATTGGGGAAAATCCGCCTCTGGCTATCTTCGAAGGTTTTATCAGAAGAATTTGGGGTAACCTTGGCATTGATCGTGTGGCCCGGATGAATTCTGGATTCACAATGGTTCAGTTTCGAGATGAGGAAACTAAGGATATGGTGCTTGAATCTGGAGTGATTCATTTTGATAAGAAGCCAGTAATACTCAGACCTTGGTCATCAGATGTTGTGTCTATAAGGTCAGTAAAATCTGTCCCTGTTTGGATTCGATTACTTGGTCTTGGGCTGCAATATTGGGGTGTTAACTGTTTGAGTGCTCTAGTTAGCACGATTGGCACTCCTATCATGGTGGAtaaggtcacaaaagcaaggactatgatcaaatttgCTAGAATCTTAGTTGATATGGAAATTGCAAAAAATCTCCCTATGCATATCCACTATCTAAATGAGAGAGGTCAGATTTTGGAGCAACCTATCGAGTATGAGTGGTTACCCACTAAGTGTTCTAATTGTAAGAAGTTGGGTCATGCTACTGCTGTCTGCAAGCATGCCCCATTTGCTATAAAGAAGAATACAGAGTCTTCAAACCAGGCTATCCCAGTTGTTAAGACAGCAAGTGAATCTGCTACTAATATTCAAAACAATAGCTCCCAGAATAACCAAGAACCTCTTGAGGTCACTAAGCAGGATGAAGTTTTAACAGTTCCTAATGGTTCTAAATGGGTTGCTCCTCGAAAGGCCGAGATGAAGAAATTTGTGGATAAACCACAACCGGATATGCATAGGAACACTTTCAGCATTTTACAAGCAAACCAGCAACAAGCAGCTGATATACCCCTGACCATTGATCTGAATGGACAGCAACAACATATTGATTTGGA GAAGAATAAAGTTGGTCTTGGAGCTCTGATTGAAACAAAATTAAAAGGGGACAGAATAAGGGATCTTATGAACTCATCATTTGCTGGTTGGAAGTTTTATAGTAGTTCTATGGTGGAGGGGTGTATTTTGCTCATTTGGAAAGCCCACTTGATGAAGATAGAAATTATTCAGGAAACTACTCAGTTGCTCCATTGTAGAGTTACTTTAATTGGTGTGAACTTGGCTTATTGCCTATCAGTTGTCTATGGTTCTAATCAACTGGAGACAAGGAAAAATTTATGGTTAGACTTAGCTAATGTTCAGAGATCGGTTACCCCTTGGATTATTATGGGAGATTTTAATGCAGTCTTCTATGCTGATGATTGGCTTGGTGGAAGGTCTATTTCTGTTAAAGAGATGGAGGATGCTCGTCAATGGTTGGCTTTGGGAGAGGCTACAGAAATGAAGACTTTGGGACCTAAATATACTTGGACTAATAAACAAGATGGAGGATCTAGATTTTTTTCCAAATTGGATAGAGTGTTCACCAATGATAGCTGGATTGATAGCTTCCCGTTAGCTGTAACATATGCTCAATGGGATGTGGTTTCTGACCATTGCTACTTGTTAATTAAACAGGGGGATTTCCGTAGTTTGGGAGTGAAGCCATTTCGGTTCTTCAACATGTGGGCAGTTCATGATAAATTTAGGGAAGTTGTTCTTCATAATTGGTCTATTCCTTTTGAGGGGCAAGGGTTGTTTAGTCTTATTGGTAAACTCACAAGACTTAACCATGTTCTCAAAAAGTTTAATTGGAGAACTATGGGTGATGTTGCTTGTAATTATGAGGAAAGCAAAACTAAGTACCAGTTGGCCCAAAATGCTCTCTGTTATGACCCTTTAAATGCAGATTTATAG